The following proteins are encoded in a genomic region of Glycine soja cultivar W05 chromosome 17, ASM419377v2, whole genome shotgun sequence:
- the LOC114391969 gene encoding protein SHORT-ROOT-like, whose amino-acid sequence MDTLFRLVSFHQQQQPQQQPDPSLNSTTSRTSSSSRSSRQNYYPYSHQEEEECFNFYMDEEDLSSSSSKHYYHPYQPHHHQQHNVSNISTNTFSTTPNTDYSYSYSFSPTQPVQDFNFEFSSPNWSHNLLLESARAVADNNSTRLHHLLWMLNELSSPYGDTEQKLAAYFLRALFSRVTEAGDRTYRSLASASEKTCSFESTRKTVLKFQEVSPWTTFGHVASNGAILEALEGNSKLHILDISNTYCTQWPMLLEALATRSEETPHLCLTTIVTGSRIGNNVQRVMKEIGTRMEKFARLMGVPFKFNVVHHYGDLSEFNFSELDIKDDEALAVNCVNSLHSVSALGNNRDALISALQALQPRIVTVVEEEADLDVGIDGYEFVKGFEESLRWFRVYFEALDESFVKTSNERLMLERAAGRAVVDLVACSPADSVERRETAARWAARLHNGGLNAAPFSDEVCDDVRALLRRYKEGWSMAACSDAGIFLSWKDTPVVWASAWRP is encoded by the coding sequence ATGGATACCTTGTTTAGACTAGTAAGTTTTCATCAACAGCaacaaccacaacaacaacCTGATCCATCCCTCAACTCCACCACCAGCAGAACCTCCAGCAGCTCCAGATCCTCCAGACAAAACTACTACCCTTATTCCcatcaagaagaagaagaatgctTCAACTTTTACATGGATGAAGAAGACTTATCCTCGTCTTCTTCCAAACACTACTACCACCCTTATCAACcccatcatcatcaacaacacAACGTATCCAACATTTCTACAAACACCTTCAGCACCACCCCTAACACTGATTACTCCTACTCCTACTCCTTCTCTCCCACGCAACCTGTTCAAGACTTCAACTTCGAATTCTCCTCCCCCAACTGGTCCCACAACCTCCTCCTCGAATCCGCACGCGCCGTCGCCGACAACAACTCCACGCGCCTCCACCACCTCCTCTGGATGCTCAACGAGCTCAGCTCCCCCTACggcgacaccgaacaaaaaCTTGCTGCGTATTTCCTCCGAGCCTTGTTCAGCCGCGTCACCGAAGCTGGCGACCGAACCTACCGAAGCTTAGCTTCGGCGTCTGAGAAAACATGCTCATTTGAATCCACAAGAAAAACGGTCCTGAAATTCCAAGAAGTTAGCCCTTGGACTACCTTCGGACACGTGGCATCCAATGGCGCCATCTTGGAAGCCTTGGAGGGAAACTCCAAATTGCATATACTTGACATCAGCAACACTTATTGCACCCAGTGGCCAATGCTTCTGGAAGCATTGGCCACTCGGAGCGAAGAAACTCCACACCTATGTTTAACAACAATTGTTACTGGTTCTAGAATCGGTAACAACGTCCAGCGCGTGATGAAGGAAATCGGAACGCGAATGGAGAAATTCGCCAGACTCATGGGCGTTCCTTTTAAGTTCAACGTCGTTCATCACTACGGCGATCTATCCGAGTTCAATTTCTCAGAGCTTGATATCAAAGACGATGAGGCTTTGGCTGTGAATTGTGTGAACTCGCTGCATTCGGTTTCCGCGCTAGGAAACAACCGCGACGCGTTGATATCGGCGTTGCAAGCGTTGCAGCCGCGGATTGTGacggtggtggaggaggaggctGATTTGGACGTTGGAATCGACGGTTACGAGTTCGTAAAAGGCTTTGAAGAAAGTTTGAGGTGGTTTAGGGTTTACTTTGAGGCTTTGGATGAGAGTTTTGTGAAGACGAGCAACGAGAGGCTGATGCTGGAGCGCGCGGCGGGGAGGGCGGTGGTGGACCTGGTGGCGTGCTCGCCGGCGGATTCCGTGGAGCGCCGCGAGACGGCGGCGCGGTGGGCGGCGAGGCTTCACAACGGAGGGCTAAACGCGGCGCCGTTTAGCGACGAAGTTTGCGACGACGTGAGGGCGCTGTTGAGGAGGTACAAGGAAGGGTGGTCGATGGCGGCGTGCTCCGACGCCGGAATATTCCTCTCGTGGAAGGACACGCCGGTGGTGTGGGCCAGTGCATGGAGGCCATAA